One window of the Rufibacter radiotolerans genome contains the following:
- a CDS encoding REP-associated tyrosine transposase, with product MGIKNKIQEGYLYYLTLTVVDWIDVFTRPVYKHLLVDALRYCQQEKGLEVYAWCLMTNHLHLIASAKEGQNLSHILRDFKKFTSKALIKAIQEKNERRKERWLSRFTFRGAQDPKIMQYKFWQEGNEAKEIHSNAFLDQKLEYIHQNPVRAEIVSEPEHYLYSSARDYAGEQGLLEIILVQ from the coding sequence ATGGGCATCAAGAATAAAATCCAGGAAGGGTATTTGTATTACCTGACGCTTACTGTAGTGGACTGGATAGATGTTTTCACAAGACCGGTGTACAAGCACCTGTTAGTAGATGCCCTTAGGTACTGCCAACAGGAGAAGGGACTAGAAGTATATGCCTGGTGTTTAATGACCAACCACCTTCATTTAATAGCAAGCGCTAAAGAAGGGCAAAACCTATCCCATATTTTAAGAGACTTCAAGAAGTTTACAAGCAAAGCCCTTATCAAAGCTATTCAAGAGAAAAATGAACGCAGAAAGGAAAGGTGGTTGAGTAGATTCACATTCAGAGGAGCGCAAGACCCGAAAATTATGCAATACAAATTCTGGCAAGAAGGCAATGAAGCCAAGGAAATTCACTCCAATGCTTTTTTGGACCAAAAACTGGAATACATTCACCAAAACCCGGTCCGGGCAGAAATTGTGAGTGAACCTGAACATTATCTCTACAGTTCTGCCCGTGACTATGCGGGCGAACAAGGCCTGCTGGAAATTATTTTGGTGCAGTAA
- the uvrA gene encoding excinuclease ABC subunit UvrA, producing the protein MAKNTHATPPSEFTGFVTVRGAREHNLKNVDLTIPRDALVVFTGVSGSGKSSLAFGTLYAEAQRRYLESVSPYARRLFHQMAVPEVDAIEGLPPAVALQQQRGTPTTRSSVGSVTTLSNLVRMLYSRAGDYPKGQGIIYAEAFSPNTPEGACPTCHGLGRIYEVTEESMVPDSSLTIRERAIAAWPTAWGGQNQRDILVTLGIDVDRPWRDLPKKDRDWILFTEEQPVVPVYPGYTPEQTQRALKRKEEPNYMGTFSSARRHVFHTFANTNSPLMKKRVMQYMLHTNCPTCQGKRLNPASLSVTFAGYDITELSRLPLQRVAQTLKPYVSAVTTSHTRHDEEHPEQVIVKQRIAQDLVARIQVLLDLGLGYLSLERSTPTLSPGELQRLRLATQLYSHLFGVVYVLDEPSAGLHPSDTLALLTALENLKKAGNSLFVVEHNLDVIRQADWLVDVGPAAGEKGGEILYSGPPEGLKTVYDSQTAAYLFGATPVPARERRTPTGWLKLSGVTRNNLHQLDAAFPLGVFTTVTGVSGSGKSSLVSQVLVELVAEHLGHELQPEEEETDGLEQSAPQTTGGRIVSGMEQIKRLVRVDQKAIGRTPRSNMATYTGLFDHVRKLFAATPLAKKRRYDAGRFSFNVAKGRCENCTGEGFVMVELLFLPSVYAPCPVCHGARYNSQTLEVTYRDLNIAEVLNLTVDAAHEFFDEEPAIHRALSVLREVGLGYLRLGQPATELSGGEAQRIKLATELQRLSRGNSLYVLDEPTTGLHPSDVEKLMAQLEVLVDAGNTVIVVEHTMRVAAASDWVMDIGPGAGEEGGQIVAAGKPEEVAKVKKSKTAPFLKDALGK; encoded by the coding sequence ATGGCAAAAAACACACACGCAACCCCGCCTTCAGAATTCACCGGCTTCGTCACCGTCCGCGGGGCCCGCGAGCATAACCTCAAGAACGTAGACCTCACCATTCCCCGCGATGCGCTGGTGGTGTTCACGGGTGTGTCGGGGTCCGGCAAGTCGTCGTTGGCATTTGGCACGCTGTACGCCGAGGCCCAGCGCCGTTATTTGGAGAGTGTGAGCCCCTACGCGCGGCGGTTGTTCCACCAGATGGCCGTGCCCGAGGTAGACGCCATTGAGGGTTTGCCCCCGGCGGTGGCCTTGCAGCAACAGCGCGGTACTCCTACCACCCGTTCCAGCGTAGGCAGCGTGACCACGCTCTCCAACCTGGTGCGCATGCTCTACAGCCGGGCTGGTGATTACCCCAAAGGTCAGGGCATTATCTACGCCGAGGCTTTCTCACCTAACACCCCTGAAGGCGCCTGCCCTACCTGCCACGGCCTGGGCCGGATTTACGAGGTGACCGAAGAAAGCATGGTGCCTGACTCAAGCCTCACCATCAGGGAAAGAGCCATTGCCGCCTGGCCCACTGCTTGGGGTGGTCAGAACCAGCGCGACATTCTGGTGACCCTGGGCATTGACGTGGACCGCCCTTGGCGCGACCTTCCCAAGAAAGACCGTGATTGGATTCTATTCACCGAGGAGCAACCCGTGGTGCCCGTGTACCCCGGCTACACCCCAGAGCAAACCCAGCGCGCGCTCAAACGCAAAGAGGAACCCAACTACATGGGCACCTTCTCTAGCGCCCGGCGGCACGTGTTCCATACGTTTGCCAACACCAACAGCCCGCTTATGAAGAAGCGGGTAATGCAGTACATGCTTCACACCAACTGCCCCACTTGCCAGGGGAAACGCCTGAATCCCGCCTCGCTGTCGGTGACCTTTGCGGGCTATGATATAACGGAGTTGTCGCGTCTGCCCCTGCAACGCGTGGCCCAGACCCTGAAACCGTATGTGAGCGCCGTTACCACTAGCCACACCCGGCATGACGAGGAGCACCCGGAGCAGGTGATTGTGAAGCAGCGCATCGCCCAGGATTTGGTGGCGCGTATTCAGGTACTATTAGATTTAGGTCTGGGATATCTGTCCCTTGAACGAAGTACGCCTACCTTGTCGCCGGGGGAGTTGCAGCGCCTGCGCCTGGCTACGCAATTATACTCGCATTTGTTTGGCGTGGTGTATGTGCTGGATGAGCCCTCGGCGGGGCTGCACCCCAGTGACACGTTGGCCCTGCTTACCGCCTTGGAAAATCTCAAGAAAGCGGGAAATTCCCTGTTTGTGGTGGAGCATAACCTGGACGTGATCCGGCAAGCCGATTGGTTGGTGGACGTAGGCCCGGCCGCCGGCGAGAAAGGCGGGGAGATTCTCTACAGCGGTCCGCCCGAGGGGTTGAAAACCGTTTATGACTCCCAGACCGCTGCCTATCTTTTTGGCGCCACGCCGGTACCTGCACGCGAACGCCGTACCCCCACCGGTTGGCTGAAACTAAGCGGCGTGACCCGCAACAATCTGCACCAGCTGGATGCTGCCTTTCCGCTAGGTGTGTTCACTACCGTCACGGGCGTATCGGGGTCGGGTAAGTCTAGTCTGGTAAGTCAGGTGCTGGTAGAACTGGTGGCCGAACATCTGGGGCATGAGTTGCAACCCGAGGAAGAGGAAACCGATGGCTTGGAGCAGTCGGCTCCGCAAACTACCGGCGGAAGAATTGTGAGTGGCATGGAGCAGATCAAGCGGCTGGTGCGGGTAGACCAAAAGGCCATCGGGCGCACGCCCCGTTCCAACATGGCTACCTATACCGGCTTGTTTGACCACGTGCGCAAACTCTTCGCGGCCACGCCGCTGGCCAAGAAGCGCCGGTATGATGCGGGCCGTTTCTCCTTTAACGTAGCCAAAGGCCGCTGTGAGAACTGCACCGGCGAAGGCTTCGTGATGGTGGAACTGCTCTTTCTGCCCAGCGTGTACGCTCCTTGCCCGGTCTGCCACGGTGCCCGCTACAACTCCCAAACCCTGGAAGTCACTTACCGCGACCTGAACATTGCCGAAGTGCTGAACCTGACGGTAGATGCTGCCCATGAATTCTTTGATGAGGAACCCGCTATTCACCGCGCCCTTTCAGTACTGCGCGAAGTAGGCCTGGGCTACCTGCGTTTGGGTCAGCCTGCTACTGAACTCTCGGGCGGGGAGGCCCAGCGCATCAAACTGGCCACTGAACTGCAGCGCCTGAGCCGGGGCAATTCTTTGTATGTGCTGGATGAACCCACCACCGGTCTGCACCCCTCAGACGTGGAGAAACTCATGGCCCAGCTGGAGGTGCTGGTAGACGCTGGTAACACGGTCATTGTGGTAGAGCATACCATGCGCGTAGCCGCCGCCAGCGACTGGGTAATGGACATCGGCCCCGGGGCCGGGGAGGAGGGAGGCCAGATTGTAGCCGCCGGTAAGCCGGAAGAAGTAGCGAAGGTGAAGAAGAGCAAGACAGCACCCTTTTTGAAAGACGCTTTAGGAAAGTAG